The Salvelinus namaycush isolate Seneca chromosome 37, SaNama_1.0, whole genome shotgun sequence sequence gagagagagagagtagtagagcgagagagggaggtcaAAAAGGCTCAGATCCTTCCATTTCTTTTCCCTctgtgtgccatttgggaccacaCACTCACTGATCATTTCTCCGCCAGATTGTCCACAGCAAGTTGATTTACTCTTCTCAGAAATAGAGCACAAAAATTGACAGAGGCTTAAGATTGAAAAAAGAGCTTAACTCACAACACAGACTGAACAAAAGAGTGAGATAGGAAgtaaaagagagaggtagaggggcagGTTGACAGACGAAGAGGAAGGTGAGTAAGGATGCTcctcttggtgtgtgtgtgtgtcacctgttTGATTtctcattagtgtgtgtgtgtgtgtgtgtgtgtgtgtgtgtgtgtgtgtgtgtgtgtgtgtgtgtgtgtgtgtgtgtgtgtgtgtgtgtgtgtgtgtgtgtgtgtgtgtgtgtgtgtgtgtgtgatctcatTTCAGCTTTGAACTAAACAGTGAGTTTGATTCTGTGATAATAGTTGTGAGTGTTTCAATTggctgtctctctttttctcttcctgCTTTTCCAATTCTCCACTTTTCCCCTGATTGTGCACTTCTTACTTTTAGACATTTTTGGCTGTAATACACTGGCTCACCCCCTGTCTCCCCTAtcctctccccaaccctctctgctctcctctaccCTTTCCCCTCTCCCCTATTTTTTTTGCTCTCTCATCAATATATATCTACCCAAccattgctgtctctctctctctgtctatatccgCGTTAGCTAATACTATAGGGAATTTAACATCTCTAACTCTCACTCTGTTTTTCTGTGCATGTCTAGGGGGTTAAAACCTCTTACCTTCCACTTTCTAGCACGTTCTCTGTCTCAGTAcgttactctcctcctctctcttttgaCCTCTTCTGTCTACTGGGCTTTACagtaaaatctctctctctctctctgtcttatttTCTCCACCAGTTGATGTCTCTGGGAGTGAATGGCTCATGGAGGGGCTCTGTCCCATCCTCCATCCCTACTGCCTTCCTTTCTCACCTCTCCCCCAGCACTGACTTGGGAGTCGCCATCTTCCTCATCCTCACAGGTGAGTCAAATCTATCGTCTGCCTATAATACATTCACCCCTAGCCACTACACCCCTATACCCTCTAACCACTGATAGAGATTTGAAAGGATTGGATTTTATACTATGTGTGTACTATAAGCAATATGGTGAAAAATCCTCAAAGCCTAGAGGGCAAGTTTGAGATATGACCATATTACATCAAATAAGTCTCTAGACACTTGGGCATAGAGGCTCAGGGTTGTTGGTTGATTTGAAATTAGGCATCTCTCCTCATCACAGATGAGAGATTCAGTGTTGGTGTCAGTTAACATCAGAGTTTGGTTGGTATTCCTCCTGAGTAACTCACTGGTAGAATAATCACTGGTAAAATAACATAATCTGTACAGTGTAGAAGTATTAGGCTTGGCTTAAGGTATATTTATAGGGGTGAAATTCTGTTCAGATAAATCAAGACTTAAAAACAATATGAACAAAATCTAATTTGATCCCAGAGGACTGAAAGGTTTTCGATATATAAGCTGGGCAACAGCTTTTCACATCTTAATCATCGGAATCCAGAGCCCACACAGATGGCTGAATGGAATCCAGAGCCCACACAGATGACTGAATGGAATCCAGAGCCCACACAGATGACTGAATGGAATCCAGAGCCCACACAGATGGCTGAATGGAATCCAGAGCCCACACAGATGACTGAATGGAATCCAGAGCCCACACAGATGACTGAATGGAATCCAGAGCCCACACAGATGACTGAATGGAATCCAGAGCCCACACAGATGGCTGAATGGAATCCAGAGCCCACACAGATGGCTGAATGGAATCCAGAGCCCACACAGATGGCTGAATGGGTTTACTTTGTTTCAACACAGATCTGTCATCCATCAGGATCAACCTTTCTGATCAAGTATGTCAGTGATCTAACTCTCTGTGACTGTTTCCATTATGGAGCtgtgtagacagactgaatacaAAGTGTATTAGCATAGCAACCCCAGGGTCAcaccagagaggagaggacacacagagagaagagaggagagaggacagaggagagtatAAAGGAGAGAAGATAcatagagagaggaaaggagagaggacagaggagaaaggaaaggagagaggatacATAGAGAGAGCACAGAGGAGAGATGAAAAGATAGAGGAAATGAGAGAGCagtgaggaaaggagagaggaaaggtgagaggaaaggagagaggaaagaagagaggagaggatacaCATGAGGAATCACAGCATGGAACATTCCATACCTGTTGCTCCCAATAATTACCTACACAACAAATCAAATGAGGCTATGAACAGCACCCTGCACCGCactggccagccagccagcaagcAACTATGTCGATTCAGCTATAACATTTATTCACTTTGGATTGGTTCCCCGATGCTTTCAAAGCCGGATAGTGGGTTGAGGGGGTCAGGAAGGTAGCAGCGgttgaaatattaaatgattgaCGGTGTACTGACCCTTGTTATACCCCAAAGCGGACAGTGAGCTGGTCCACATGCCAATAATGCTGAAACAATATTTTCAGTCTGTGTTTAATGACTACCCACTGTGATAATACTGCTGTACCATAAGAGAGTATATCATATAGCAAACTAAAgctatctttctctccctcctcctctcccctgtttcTGCCacatctatccatctctctctctttatcactctgTTGTCTCTTCTTTCTCtgcttcctctcttcctcttcatcatcacCTCTGTCTCTATacttctatctttctctctctccccgtcgCTTCAAACCTCCTATCTCCCCACTCctgtcttccttctctcctctcttcttctccaggtGTAGTGTCAGTGGTTGGGAATGGCATAGTGCTGTtggtttcttctctcctctcttcttctccaggtGTAGTGTCAGTGGTTGGGAATGGCATAGTGCTGTtggtttcttctctcctctcttcttctccaggtGTAGTGTCAGTGGTTGGGAATGGCATAGTGCTGTtggtttcttctctcctctcttcttctccaggtGTAGTGTCAGTGGTTGGGAATGGCATAGTGCTGTtggtttcttctctcctctcttcttctccaggtGTAGTGTCAGTGGTTGGGAATGGCATAGTGCTGTtggtttcttctctcctctcttcttctccaggtGTAGTGTCAGTGGTTGGGAATGGCATAGTGCTGTtggtttcttctctcctctcttcttctccaggtGTAGTGTCAGTGGTTGGGAATGGCATAGTGCTGTtggtttcttctctcctctcttcttctccaggtGTAGTGTCAGTGGTTGGGAATGGCATAGTGCTGTtggtttcttctctcctctcttcttctccaggtGTAGTGTCAGTGGTTGGGAATGGCATAGTGCTGTtggtttcttctctcctctcttcttctccaggtGTAGTGTCAGTGGTTGGGAATGGCATAGTGCTGTtggtttcttctctcctctcttcttctccaggtGTAGTGTCAGTGGTTGGGAATGGCATAGTGCTGTtggtttcttctctcctctcttcttctccaggtGTAGTGTCAGTGGTTGGGAATGGCATAGTGCTGTTGGTTTACTGTAGAAAGAAGAAGAAACTCAGACCACCAGAACTCATGACTATTAACCTGGCCATCTGTGATTTTGGATACAGCCTCTTGGGGGCGCCATGCCTCATAATTTCCAGGTGAGCGATTCCTGTCGACCAATCTTCAATCCCCCATACTGACAGTATGAACATCAAACTAGAGAGAATGatatggtacaggtgtcttttatCCAAAACAATTGACAGTTAACACTCACATCCCATGAATCAGACAAAGTGCTTAGTGTTCCAATGATCATTATCAGGTCATTAACTCCTCCTCTGGTCCACCAGTGTGTCCCATGGCTGGGTGTTTGGGGAAGCAGGGTGCCTGTGGTACGGGTTGCAGGGCTTTGTTTTTGGGATCGGCTCCCTCATCACCACCTGTCTCATCTCTCTGGACCGCTGCCTCAAGATCTGCAGCTTCAGATACGGTCAGTGGGATTCCCTTCATTTCTTTTTACGTATTTTATTTTTGCTATCTTTTGAGTCATGTGTGTAAGTGCATACTTATTCTATCCTATTCTTCTTTTTTCTTTTTGACATACTTTCCCTTGGGAAGACAATGATAAAGTGTTGTTGAATCCCAAAAACATTTAACTTAACTAGGCTACATTTATCCTTCATCCTTATTTGATATTTTTCCAAACATTTCATAACATGAAATACATGTCTAATAATCAATTGAGAGAACAAAATTGGTGACACAAAAGGATGTTGTTAACCCCTGACCCCTTTTAGTGGCCTCATTGAGTTCCTGTTTTCCCTGAGGCTTTAGTCAGTGGGTCTGAGCATAAACAAGACCCTTGCTTTGAATATGCCCTTTATACTGAGCACATCAGATGATTGATTTTGAACAAAACCTCTGCATTCAATGATCTAATctaaacatacactatatatacaaaagtatgtggacaccccttcaaatgagtggattcggctattttagccacacccgttgctgacaggtgtataaaatcgaacacacagtcatgcaatctccatagacagacattggcagtagaatggcccgtactgatgAGCTCAATgattttcaatgtggcaccgtcagaggatgccaccttttccaagaagtcagttcatcaaatgtctgccctgctagagctgaccaggtcaactgtaagtgctgttactgtgaagtggaaacgtcttggaacaacaacagctcagccgcgaagtggtaggccgaggccgcacaagctcacagaacgggatcgccaagtgctgaagcgtgtagtgcTTGtccgtctgtcctcagttgcaacactcactaccgagttccaaactgcctctggaggcAAAGtcaggctggagtggtgtaaagcttgccgctattggactctggagcagtgtaaacgcgttctctggagtcaTGAATCACGctccaccatctggcagtccaacggacaaatctgggtttggtggatgccaggagaacgctacctgcccaaatgcatagcgccaactgtaaagtttggtggaggaataatggtctggggctttttttcatggtttgggctaggccctttagttccactGAAGaaaaatcttaatgctacagcatacaatgatattctagacgattctgtgcttccaaagttgtggcaacagtttggggaagccctttcctgtttcagcatgacaatgacaccatgcataaagcgaggtccatacagtaatggtttgtcgaaatcggtttggaagaacatgactggcctgcaccgagccctgacctcaaccccatggaacacctttggaatgaattggaatgccgactgcgagccaggcctaatcgcccaacatcagttcctgtccacatacctttggtcatgtagtgtagtttatAATCTGTTTGTCTGTATGTCCGACTCTTCTTCAAGCCCACATTGTAGAGATAATTGGGGTCACTATTGTAAGAGCAGCTTTTGATATTTTTGATTGGTCCAGAGTCCAGCTTGATCTTGTTGCTCTGTTGACCTGGAGATTACTTTTCGGTTACGTAGACAATTCCAAATACCTGATTGTTTAGGTAACACCGGGACAACCTCAGAAGAATTCTAAGGGAGAGGTAGCAATGGTGTTATTGTATTGCTGTTTAGGGGTAGTCATGCAGGTAACTATAGGAAGGGGAAGGGTAGTTGTCAGGCAGGGTTAATGTCTGGACTACCAACATGCAGCACTACATAAAGAAATTAAAAAACGTAAATATCACACACAACCATTTAACCTACTAGCATCCATTTTCAGGGCTCACTTGCAAAAGATGCCTTAGTCTCAATGAgactccctgttaaaataaaggaaaaataaatgTATTCATTACACGCTTCATACATCTGGAGCCTTTGGATCAATCCTATTTCTTATTTACTAATTACTGGTCAATCAAACAAAGTGCTTCACTTTATTCATCTTAACCATTGAGAataaataatggtgaaataacattcctccatctctctctaccaggtCAGTGGATCGAGAGACGTCACATGTCCATGTCCATAGGGCTGGTGTGGTTCTACTCTCTGTTCTGGGCCTCCCTGCCTGTCTTCGGCTTTGGCAGATACGGACCAGAACCCTTTGGGACCAGCTGCACCATCAACTGGTACTCCTGACTCTCTCTTATTAGACTTtgttttgatgtgtgtgtgtgtgtgtgtgtgtgtgtgtgtgtgtgtgtgtgtgtgtgtgtgtgtgtgtgtgtgtgcgtgtgcgtgtgcgtgtgtgtgaatgtCTGCAGTTATAAAAGCATTCATCTCATCCAGCAGCAGCAATTGAGCCTGGGTACGAGGTTATAAAAGTATTCTCTCTAAATATacatcttcttcttcctcttttcTTTGAGGTGGGGGATGAGGTCATCTTTCATCGACAGGCTCTACATCTTGCTGATCCTGATCATGTGCTTTTTTCTCCCCACACTGACCATCGTCGCCTCCTACGTGACCATTCTGCTGACGGTGAGAGAAACTGCACCCAGCTGCACAAAATGGCTGATTCAGTAGGGAAGAGTCCAGGGAACTCAACTCAGACTCTACAAAAAACAGCATGCCATGTAACTCATTGATTAATGGAATCAATTGTCCTGGCATATTCTGAGTGGGGCACACTATAACGTATGGAATGCATGCTGAGTACAGTCCAGCAAGCATGATCTATTACCGTGATGGTGGACTCAATAGCTGTAGCCAACTGGTGGTCTAGCTAGCGTGGCCcttgtgtatttgtttgtggtCAGTGACGGTTGAAGTTTGTGTTTACTGACATGTCTCTCTGTGTAGGTTTACCGTTCTAGTCGCGCTCTGGCATCTATTCCCTCCTCAACTGTCACTCACACCAGCAAAGACCTGAGACTCACAAAGGTATGTGGAAAACAGACTATGTTAGAAGAAGCTTAGTTACTGGCTTGAAATGAAAGATGTCGTAACATCTGCTTTATTCCAGGCAGAGGAACTACCAGGGAATAACGTTTGTATTAACATTGTAACAAGTGTGTAAGTACAGACAGCACAGTATATCTTTCTGTTGTTTCATCTATTGTCTGTCTGTCCCAGATAGCAGCTGTGGTGTGCTCCACCTTCCTCTTATCCTGGACTCCCTATGCCATTGTCTCCCTCTACTCCGCCTTGGCCCCCAAGGAGGAGCATGGGGCTGGGGAGGCCATGCAGGGAGGAGGCCCCTCCATGGGGACTGAAGGATCCACCGGGATGGCCTCAGCCTTCCCAAACATCCCCAACATTATGGGTCTCCTCAATTGGACCTCCACGGAAAACTACGGAAGTGTCTACTACGACCCCGGAGAATCCTTGCGGGACGTGACCAACCCAGATCCCTACTCCTATTCTGGCTTAGGCCACAGTCTGTCTGCTGCTTCCACCCGCAGTTCAGCCCCAGGCCAGGAGGGGGAGTTGGAGACAGGGAGCAACCGGCCGGTGTCCTGCCTGCCACCTATGGTGTCTCTGATACCAGCAATGTTCGCCAAGTCTCACTGCATGATTAACCCCTTCATCTACCAGATCATGAACAAGGAGTTCAGAGAGGACGTGTACGACATACTGTTTGGGAGACAGAacggggagaggaggagaatgcAGGGAAGAGCAGGGAGCTACTCTGACAGTAAGGAGTCTTTTATAGCTAAAGGTGTGGACTGGACAGGTGCAGAATGACcgataactctctctctctctttctctcctcagcCCACAAAGGCAGCCTCTCCTACTGCCACAGCTGGCGAGGGAGGAGCAACCCCAAGGCCATGCCCATGGTGGAGttggggaagaaagagagggctGGCGACACCACCTCGGTGGGGTGGGACGCCCTGGGCGTGGCCTCGCTGGACACACAGGTCAACATGGACGGGCAGAGTCTGAGCGAGGCAGGGAGAGAGCTGGGGGGTTCCACCTCTAGTAGTCTGATGACcgagtgatggagggagagatggataagAGAGATGTTGAGAGGATGGAGATATTTAGGAGCAGAGACATCTTTAAAAACATCtttaaaataaaacatgttttgtgtAAGGACAACCAGAGTATTGTCTTTGTCAACACTGTCCTAATAGGCCTGTGTGTGGATTATGTTCAAATGAGAGTTTCACACAATAGAATAGTGTGTACaattgtatgtatgtattttgtaacaaaataAAATCGAGCCAAGTGggaaaataacaataaaatgACATTCACAAGTGGAAATGTTCCTGATAAAACCTCCCCAAGTTGTGAACTAGGAGTTTAAGAGGTCTTATGGAACTGTTCATAGCCTAATGGGCACAAAGGTTAAAAGAAAACCAGCTACTTGTGTATTTACGGTAGCTTCCCTGCTCTCCAAATCCCGCAGCACTTGTTGTGTCTTCTTGTGGTCACTTTGGAGCCAGATAAGCTTTGACGAACGACACTggatttatttttaatacattagtGATTTGCAGGATTTAACAGTACTTTCTCTCATATAGCCTATATACCAAAACATTACTTTTCTGAAATACATTTGAGTGTGGTCGTCTGCGCATAGCCGTCAGACTGGCCTATTCGGCATTGTTTTTTGGGGCGACCGTTATCCAGCAAAAGAacgagacagaggaagagagaagggcaCTTATTCCACGAGCCTCTTTAGCCCGAACGGAGATAAATCGAGGATAACATTCGTAATTACAACCATTTACGCAACCAGATAAAGGTGGACAGTCACGGATACGTCTGGTATCCAACAACAAGTCAACCTTCAGtctatcattattttattttggtgATCTTATACCGAGAAAATTACCGTCCGTGTTCATGCCAGATCTGCAGCGCTTTAGTTTTCCATACCATAGCATGAATCCTTTGTTAGGGTCGAACTCGCTTCTCCAACATCAACAGCAGCAGAACCaaggaggacagagtcatccGGATTCCCCCTCAGGCCTTCTGCCCGAATCCGTCTTCGGCTCGCTCGACCCGACGTCCTTCTTCCTGGGCGACCATCCCGGACTGGGCACGGAGACTCAGCCAGGGTTCGATTTCACCACACCCTCACAAGCTTACCTGCATCTGAACCATAATAACCACTCTTATCACCGGTCTGTGCCCCAACCTCCTGCAGCGATGGCCCTGAGGAACGACCTGGGCTCCAATATCAGTGTCCTAAAGACTCTGAACTTACGGTTCCGATGCTTTCTGGCCAAAGTGCATGAACTTGAGCGAAGGAATAAGATTTTGGAGAAACAACTACAACAGGCGTTGGATGCGAAGAACAGCTGTGATGGAAGTTGTTCTGAAAGCGCTAGACGGGCCCATACCCAAGAAACGGGTGTACAGACCGGGTTTGTGGGAACTATCCCGCTCAGGCCCGGGTCACTCCCGTTCCAAAACACCAACAACTCCGCGAGACGACCCACTACCCTCTTCACACCTGCCATCAACACTGTCTTTACGCTTGAGTCCAACAACAAAGCTGAAACAAACCCCACCGAACCGAATCAGAATCCGACCATCACGGTAAGCCTATCAACCCCGACAATCGACTCTCCAGCTGGGTCCAATTCAATCACCAACGGGAAAACGGGTTTCAGTACCAGTAGTGGCACTGGAACCCCCACCAACCCGCCTCCCCGGTTCCTCCCCGGTACTATCTGGTCCTACAACCATACCCGCAAGCTCGCTTCTGGCGTGGAGACGCGCGTCACCAGCCCGGGTGTGTCCTGGGTCCAGCCGGACGGGGTCGGGGTCCAGATTGATACCATTACCCCGGAGATCAGAGCCCTGTACAACGTCCTGGCCAAAgtcaagagggagagagacgagtACAAACGCAGGTAAATAGGATCAACCTTTGTTGATTTATTCACCAACGTAAGGCCTAATTAACGTGTGTGTCTGACGGGTGTAAAGACGCACGGGGACCTAGAGTTGTGATTAAACGTCTCTTGGCAAAAGTCAGTTGATGTAACTTAATGAAGCTATAATAGGCATACATGTATTATTTTGCTCATGCTACTTGGGTGAAGTGAAAGGCCCTATTGCAACAGATGGCCTCAGAGCAGCTGTGTCCTGTCTATTTCTGCCACAGCCCACACCATTCTTATTGCTAGAGAGGCAAAGGGCCTTCAGTCAAAGGGCAGCTGGGTGAAATACCAAACATTATCAGACCATAACTGACTCAGAATGAAGTCATGTAACTGAGATCCAACACAGGACGGCTCTGTTTCAACAATCATACCAATGCTTTTGAAGTT is a genomic window containing:
- the LOC120031404 gene encoding intermediate filament family orphan 2-like translates to MPDLQRFSFPYHSMNPLLGSNSLLQHQQQQNQGGQSHPDSPSGLLPESVFGSLDPTSFFLGDHPGLGTETQPGFDFTTPSQAYLHLNHNNHSYHRSVPQPPAAMALRNDLGSNISVLKTLNLRFRCFLAKVHELERRNKILEKQLQQALDAKNSCDGSCSESARRAHTQETGVQTGFVGTIPLRPGSLPFQNTNNSARRPTTLFTPAINTVFTLESNNKAETNPTEPNQNPTITVSLSTPTIDSPAGSNSITNGKTGFSTSSGTGTPTNPPPRFLPGTIWSYNHTRKLASGVETRVTSPGVSWVQPDGVGVQIDTITPEIRALYNVLAKVKRERDEYKRRWEEEYTVRVDMQQKMEDLQEDLQESEGCQDELAVRVQQLKAELVLFKGLMSNNMSDLDSKIQEKAMKVDMDICRRIDITARLCDVAQQRNCEDVIQMYQVSNTQSAINCRPRKQTPLSVNSSEGDETISTSESDGGLPREEELCGSSANQINEEMQRMLNQLRECEFEDDCDSLAWEETEETLLLWEDFPGCTLAPETTHQPGEVWSALEC
- the opn9 gene encoding opsin 9 gives rise to the protein MSLGVNGSWRGSVPSSIPTAFLSHLSPSTDLGVAIFLILTGVVSVVGNGIVLLVYCRKKKKLRPPELMTINLAICDFGYSLLGAPCLIISSVSHGWVFGEAGCLWYGLQGFVFGIGSLITTCLISLDRCLKICSFRYGQWIERRHMSMSIGLVWFYSLFWASLPVFGFGRYGPEPFGTSCTINWWGMRSSFIDRLYILLILIMCFFLPTLTIVASYVTILLTVYRSSRALASIPSSTVTHTSKDLRLTKIAAVVCSTFLLSWTPYAIVSLYSALAPKEEHGAGEAMQGGGPSMGTEGSTGMASAFPNIPNIMGLLNWTSTENYGSVYYDPGESLRDVTNPDPYSYSGLGHSLSAASTRSSAPGQEGELETGSNRPVSCLPPMVSLIPAMFAKSHCMINPFIYQIMNKEFREDVYDILFGRQNGERRRMQGRAGSYSDTHKGSLSYCHSWRGRSNPKAMPMVELGKKERAGDTTSVGWDALGVASLDTQVNMDGQSLSEAGRELGGSTSSSLMTE